The DNA segment TCACCGCCGACTGAGACTGAACCTGTActggtggaggaagaagaggaggaggtccaggaggatgaggaggagatgatgacgATGGTTGGAGTTGGAGAGGCCAAGGCACCGGTGGGAGCCATGGCGGCTGCAGCCTTGGATGAGATGACGATGTGGCCGGAGCTTTCGTCGGATGAGATGACGATGGGGCCCGAGGGCGAGTCGGCGCCATGGGAGGAGATGTGCACAGCTTGTGGGGGGTGCTGGAACTGGGGCCAGACCTTGCGGGAGAGGTCGAAGAGCGTGGTGTGGTGTTGgtgtggacggcggcgagcgggcggtGGCTTGTAGATGTGGTCGAGGTACCTGTCCCTGAGGTGGGACACCTTCTTGTCAAGGTCCCTCGCGGCGAACCTCTCCCGGCTCAGCTGCTGCTTCACTTCATCGAAGAGCGCGCGCCCCGACGGTAGCTCCTCGCCAGCTTCACGATGAGCGGCGAGGGCGGTGAGGATTTTGACCTGGTCGGACAAGGGCCACTTCTCTCTGCGcctactcttctctctcgccggcccttcctcctcctccacctcggcgGCGGGTGGAATGGTGGGAGCCATCTCGATCGCCGGCGGCTTGATCGGTGGGTGGCCAGGTTCTGGACTGGAGGAACAAGAGAATTCCAAGCGACTCGGACTCGGAGCTCTCTCCCccgaaatgaacttatttttgttgcttttttttgttttgttttaatgGCTGTGGAGACACCTGGACAGTAGTAAGGTGGGATTGGCGCGCTGAGCGTTCCCGCCAAAATGCCCACTACTAATACTATAGTCttactttccatttttttttaagataggtCTGACACAAATCAAAAGCACCTTTACCCTGCCTTCACCagctttaagaaaaaaaattacccacctctgctattaaaaaaaaacagttcgcgtcttctttttttatcttccACCGGGcgtcgctcctcctcgccccgccgcccgcgtctGCCGTCACCGCgcatccgccaccgccgccacgcccgtccacatccgccgctgccgcccgcgtCAGCGTCTCCTCCTGCTCAGTGCTCACTTCATCatcaccgccgctcctcctcgccccgccgctcgcgtttgccgccgccgcaaatcCACCGCCTCGCGCGTCCGCCCTGTCATCCTGTGTGTGTCAAAGAGGATGGAGAAGATACCTGTGTACATGACATGTGGGATCCACTTGTCAAGGGAGAAGCTTTTTCAAAAGCCACCTGTATGTAACCAAATGAGGTTTGGGCTTTCTCTCAACTACTTTTCAAAAGCTACTTTTCAAAGAGTTACAGCCCACATCTTCTTTTTCAACAGCCACCCTTTATTTTCGGCCACAAAGCCACATGTGTTATTTTCCCCTTCTACCCTTCTTTATTTCGGCCAACCACCCAGTTTCCTCATCTTTCTCATCTTTCCAACGGCCGGGAGTGGAGCCGTTGGATGAGTCCACCATCACTATGGCGTCCGAGTCGGCGCCAGCGGCCTGGCGCCTGCAGGTGAGTGGAGCACCTTTCTTTGTGTGTAGTAATGTACTTACTACTCATCAGAACGTCTTTGTGTGTAGTGGGCATTTGGCGGGAACTAGAGCGCGCTCAGCGCGTCAATCCGTGATTTTGGCGGGCTGGTCTGTCACGCCCTGAAAATCGcttaatttaataattcattcTTTAATGCATTTCTACAAATaatttaaaagcctacaaggtAAACATTAATAAAATCTAGGAGAAATTGTAACATAAAactgagctagataaaattccattaaatactttgcttgtttatctattttctggaattttctgggaattatttgagcaagggaagtatttttaataaatgaaacatcatttcacgtattttaattgaaaaggttttaaaaatccTCCCCTAAGCCGTTGGGCCGTTTCCTGCCCAACTCTCTCCCTCGCGCGCGCTGTGAGGACCAAGCCAGCCCAGCCAAGCCGCACGCCCACTTTCTCCTCCCtgccgctgacatgtgggccccacatgtcaaggcCTTCTTCAGCCTCCGGTCGGCCGAGCCAGCCCGAGCCGCCACACCTCCCCGCCTAATCCACCGCGTACGGTCGTCCCCGAGTCcgattagttgaggggaaatattccacttatctccctctttcttttccccaAAGAATCGGAGCCCAATTCCTCGTAGTTTATCCGAATCAAACTCGTTTTTGAGGTTATCACCCCAACCTAAACCCTAGGATTTTCTGGCTCGATTCCTCTCGTTTAGAGATTGATCTTCCCCTTCCATGCCTATAAAGAGCATCCCCTAGCCACCCTCTTCCGTTTTCCTCAAGTTCTAGCCGATGCCGTCGCCtatagcgccgccgccgcaagtccagccgcccagcgccgccgctaTGGTTGTTGTTGCcgctcgccgttgccgccgtcggTTTCGCCGTGCGCAACCGCACCCCGTCCATCCCTTTGCCGCTGCTGAGACTCGCCGGAGCACCGCTGTCGACGTCAAGCCGAGCCGCACCGCCgtcccacctcgccgccggccgtcgttcgTCGTCATCTGTCGTCGTTCTTtgtaccggtgagttcgcctCGTCATCCTCTTCGAGTTGGTGTCCTCACAAAACCTAAGCAGAGCCCTCTGTCACCGGCGATCGTGCGGACCGAGCTATGCCagcgatgatgtcatcatgacatcataaATCTTTGTTTTAAACCGTAATAGTTTTCTGTATTAGATGAAAAATTGATTAAActtagaaaattcataactaaatcattgtaactcggattcgagtggttcaagtttctaaattcatctaaaatcaagatctacatgttaaaaatatccacatatattgttttgttgattttgttcaattgctttagtttcctaCGTTCCGGAGGAAAGCGTTTACGtcgaggaaggttcagaagtctttgaagaagctcaagacaagtcacacaaatcccaaacaaccctttgagcatgttgaacccgtttaaagctgttgttttatttcaacttatgcattattttcgaatgtcattgggtggtgagcctttcctaATTAGTTTTTGCCGaatatgactttattttccgATGGGTTATAAATttattagcttgaaccttatatattggtttggttcagctatatgcttataatagatgcttagccatgcttagaaacaattGCTCATTAATGGGGTTAAtcatagctcacgatggtcaatcgcgATTGGTTATTAATTAATGAgcttgatgtgaccatggccaTGGATACACCCATTGCTCACAACTtggatgaacaacaagatatcaagttcaagtcctccaagtgctggaatccgattcggccacctgctatactgctgacttcaaacggctactgaatctgcatacgactttcgttttcggcccatgagtacttgatggaaagctctcggagtcctcatTCCAACGGATCTGGCCTCATCACCAGACTCCATCTCGTTTGGCCGCAAACACAAAAACAAGGTGCTGTATCACCTGTCATGGGactttgggcttgtaacttcgtttgggactCCGGCCCAAGTGCGGCCCATGTGGAGTGTgcccccaaccaggtggagcacgaccctagagTCCACTTGGTCGTCCTCACACCTttataaatagttaggtaccccttagAGTTTCTTGAGTTTTGTTTatatgaaagtttagccattgctacttccttgcagcgcgcgtgtcggctagaccatcCGTCTGCTTATATttgaaaccccaacttatcatttgtattaaattcctatttgcaatatcagattgcttttatcttgttcttgcttgtttcttcgatttgcttgcaggaatagggttgatctgcactggcaagatcaacaacccacggagaggtgtatcgatcactAAGGCACAACACAACGTCTcatacggttgtagtcggatcgtcaacgtttctcccaaatcgtagttatcacaactcaccgaaagatcgggccaatcaacagccttgagtgttgAGAggaacccacggagaggtggtatcagagctttcgttgctcggtgagttttcaTTTACTTATAACCAGAAcatagccaaaaaaaatttcatacatTACCTAGCCACATTTGTGCCATTACATTGTTCtattcagtttttgctttgttgaatttttgtTGCATTGTcacgtcgtgttgctggtcttagcgtctagttcgtttagagtttcgagttctggtcacgttttgtaccacagtcgtcgccgccaccgtgtctctgttgtcgtcgggacctaaGAAAACAGAATCGGCTCGCTGCTACGGTTCCATTTTTCTAGGTTTCAGAAGTTTCTATCGGTCGGTTTTGGTGTTGTTGAGTTGCATCTAGGGTTTCTGCCGTGTGGTTATCTCGGTCCCGAGGTTGTGCCGTGCATGCTGTTCTGTTGTGCACAAGGAAGAAGATCTGTTGCACGAcgaaggagaaagaaaggataACAGATCGGTTATTGGAGGAAGTTTTGcggattagattagattgggTCGGTTTGTTTCCCTCTAACTTCGGTTTGTTATCCGAAGTTTTTCAGGCCCTTGAGGCTGTCTttgtaaagaaagaaaaagaaaaggcagaaaggtgctaaaaaaagaagacaaaagaaaagccgcaccaaaaaaaaaagagaaaaaataaagcaaaaaaaattaaaaaaagaagaagaaagaaagagagagaaaatcagTTTGCTATCATTGAGATTGCTTTCATATATCAGAATTGTGCTTGGGTTGTTTGTAGTGCTATCTGGTGGTaccgtttgtgtctaggctcgcgtctctagtacgttctagcctaggaccagcacggtacttgactttgaacaattattcaactttgcattctctgatttgagcatttgctattcctttgctacatacttAAGCcaacccagagctccacagatttcaTTGCAGCcatacagcaagtgtttgccaaggcatcgatacatccaacctccatttgggtgcttggttgagtcggtgcatgtcaccattccgcttactttggtaagaacttgtaagagcttggttaaaagcttgagtgtgtgtgatatttgagctgccactacctagtagttgaaaggagcgtgcatattcttgtgtgtttcttgtttgctactaaccatggcaggattgcgCAAGGGAATACGAGAACATCGGCTTCTTCACCGTATACAAGATATGACAACTTCTCCACGTTATGCATACgaggtacatgactataattttgcGCAAGTTGAatctaagttaccattctatgatggtaagtatgattttgttgcatatattgattgggaactagcagtagacaatgaatttgacaaatatgatttttctgatgctcaaatgattaaggctgctagtaataagtttacctcttctgCATTATTTTGGTTGACTTATGTTAGTAACaaacctgaaacttgggatgaatgcaaaaacATGATGAGAAAGCGTTTTGTGAGTtcttattacaaatgtactcttcgTGAGAAATTCGAACATCTGAATCAAGGTGAcaaaactgttagggagtacatcCATGAATTTAAAGTTTGTGTCATCTACAATGATCTAAAAGAGTGCAATGAAAACACAATGCGCAGGTTTTTCAAGGGGCTTAATTAtgaaattcaggttttgcttgCTAATGTGACGTATAATCATATTGGAcacctattcatgcttgctcATAGCATTGATAGTCAGATTATATCAAATGCGAGGAAGCATGAacaatgtgatttatctcctGCTTTTGAATCTCCTATATCCTTATGCAATGATGGTGTGCAAACATGCCAGGAGCAATCTTTTGTGTCTCCTGTTACTAACGTTTTGCAGGAAGTTTAGAACGTTCAACAAAAGGAACAGAATGATGTCActgagaagaaagaggagcaGCATGAAGCACCCATGACTAAAGATAGTttgcaaggtaaattaaatggtgctgagaTAAATAAAGGTGAGTATACTCAAGGTGAGCTACacatgtccacttttcatgctatagtagagcaaccattagtggaaccaactgctgagattcctttgtcacaagttgatttacttgctattccttgtgataaagaagagttgtatgataatgcttcacttatatcaatgccacaactagtgaatgaacatgttgTTTCTAGTGTTTCTTCGTGTGCCGATTTTAACCATgatgttcacattgctaatgaagttACGAAACGTgtattgctatcttctttaaatactttgggctgtGTACTGTttcatgatttttgtgagctcgataatttgaaggagaaattatttgctacgTCTGTgttgccatgtccaactaatgctatatttcatatctttggcaaatataatgatagagaTGTGTTtctggtgcatagagtttacatatgtTCTGATTAAGAACCTCCTGTagatgtggataaaacatgcaagctagagagacaTGTTATTACTAATCATATTAtctcgagtttgtcttgttttgattggaaaaAAACAGGTTGTTCTAAACGGACTACacgaagagcaccatatggaaaaaccgaggacggttttccgtgaagaaggggaggatggtgtgaccatggctactacggatacacccgttgctcacatcatggatgaacaacaagatatcaagttCAAGTCCTTCAAGTACTGGAATCCGATTTGGCCACCTGCTATACTGCTAACTTCAAACGGctaccgaatctgcatacgacctccgttttcggcccatgagtacttgatggaaagctctcggagttctctttccaacggatccggCCTCATCACTAAACGCATTGATGAAGCctagggggggtgaataggctgtccctgaaatcttaaaaacaaatcgcagcggtaaaatttaaacagacccggaacttcctggtaaggaactccggaacttccggcctgccaggcccggaacttccggtgttctaagACAGGAACTTCTGGGTAACAAAACagagatgaaattcaaatttcgaaacaggagactaagccaatcttcacaagatggtgcACAAGTATTCTAAGCAGAAGATATATCACAGAATCAttcacagaaacatcacagaaagagacaagagcgattttttcccgaagttcgaatctTCCGATCCTACTCTCcattgaggagctccaaagagctgggtctcgattaaccccttgcctcacttgtgcaaaaaccccagaggaaatccacagccttcaaccccaaacacccctaggcaaatttctagaattgagtgaccaccaagatccaactcaacctacttctagaaatccaccacaagtgtgggttgctctacttggaaagcctctagaatctcagcacaagaacttcactaacttacctcgttccctttcggaggagaggaaatccttcacaaacttacccgggacatccacaatatgcaacggattctcgcgggcgacacctaaccgtctaggagatcatctccaagagtaataagcaccgagatgacagcccacgagatattccaagtgctcacccaagatcctagtcttcacacatctccaaatcttcttctctccctctcaatctctctttctcacaagaattaggctctagattgagtggagaaggcaagaaacacttgggagaggctagcaataGCTCTAGGTttgaaaagtgaaagtggaatggcctaggaacgagctggaaacgagttgtatatgtataacggctaggtgacatcatctagccgttactcacaaatttgaactagaaactagacaggaagttccggacctggaagaccggaacttccggactacacttaggaaaatctttttcacaagacTGGAACTTCCGGACCtagaagacaggaagttccggacttgcatttttggacagatggagtatttgcaaaaatgactcctagggaaacttgacacttggttcacactaagagcacttgatatatctcagagcatcacctggaacccctcttaatagtacgatttttcctaaaaactcgatttcaaaaaataaattatcctatgcacttctcgagttccggtccgctttgattttatactttttgggggtctccaagcatccatcttccacaccttggactaatgcacctgaaagtcactcaatgaactcattagtcccttaaccacatttgtcattaatcaccaaaacccactagggggattaatgcactttcaatcACCAGACTCCATCTCGTTTGGCCGCAAACACAAAAACAAGGTGATGCGTCACCTGTCATGGGAatttgggcttgtaacttcgtttgggaccccggcccaagtgcggcccatgtggggtgcgc comes from the Oryza glaberrima chromosome 9, OglaRS2, whole genome shotgun sequence genome and includes:
- the LOC127785422 gene encoding uncharacterized protein LOC127785422 produces the protein MAPTIPPAAEVEEEEGPAREKSRRREKWPLSDQVKILTALAAHREAGEELPSGRALFDEVKQQLSRERFAARDLDKKVSHLRDRYLDHIYKPPPARRRPHQHHTTLFDLSRKVWPQFQHPPQAVHISSHGADSPSGPIVISSDESSGHIVISSKAAAAMAPTGALASPTPTIVIISSSSSWTSSSSSSTSTGSVSVGGDEEATSRLRRGPYRCWAVDDEIKIIDTIAALRRDNMGNMPDAAVLLRALQAADPPLLRRGLDAATLSQKVYSLKIKFRSAAMTAATNAGKKRLRNKRNKALYHHSKKAWPEELRQAKATAANNIQVRRLRTSYGGTRVGFSSLSSISPHQSS